One Helianthus annuus cultivar XRQ/B chromosome 7, HanXRQr2.0-SUNRISE, whole genome shotgun sequence genomic region harbors:
- the LOC110933706 gene encoding transcription initiation factor TFIID subunit 3-like: MEPNTSGRDTDDPIKLGDELRYKELTERMTSMESSMTEMKDMMKEMMDSKNAGKEKGIDETLNKKAEEISIEKQKRQDTLEAKASRLIKQEQAKQKKKEDIGTSQRRKSTRKVRQLIITPPKTSVGSIKGVSSTEPKPKPSPQKPPLKKQKKPSPPSPIQPTDAGTTDVSADVPQTASCTTVVSADVT, translated from the exons ATGGAACCAAATACCTCTGGTAGGGATacagatgatcctattaagttaGGTGATGAATTAAGATACAAGGAATTGACGGAGAGAATGACATCCATGGAATCTTCAATGACTGAAATGAAAGACATGATGAAAGAGATGATGGATTCTAAAA ATGCTGGAAAAGAAAAAGGGATTGATGAGACCCTTAACAAGAAAGCTGAAGAGATTTCCATAGAAAAGCAGAAAAGGCAAGATACACTAGAAGCCAAAGCTTCGAGATTAATTAAACAAGAACAGGCTAAGCAGAAGAAAAAAGAGGATATTGGCACTTCACAAAGGAGAAAGTCAACAAGAAAAGTTAGACAACTAATCATCACCCCTCCTAAAACCTCTGTTGGGTCTATAAAAGGTGTATCCTCTACTGAACCTAAACCAAAACCCTCACCACAAAAACCAcctctcaagaaacaaaagaaaccatcaccaccatcaccaataCAACCAACAGATGCTGGTACCacagatgtatcagcagatgttccACAAACCGCTTCTTGTACAACTGTTGTATCAGCAGATGTTACCTAA